A window of Ignavibacterium sp. contains these coding sequences:
- a CDS encoding MFS transporter, whose protein sequence is MTEEKKNINIFKSFSLNYWIVIMMEFFERGSYYGMMSILSVYMTDQLNFSKESVGVIKSTIQPLLYILPILAGAVGDRFGYKRTLTFAFIFLGLGYFLTSQTTDYALVFGSLVIMGIGAGAFKPMISGTIARETNESNSTLGFGIYYWSINLGAFLFPLILVPYIKNTFGWNYVMIASAICTTAMLIPTFFIYKEPKKPESQKTLAEVLKGAVLVLTDFKFIGLILIYSGFWILYFQMFDSVLWYVQKYVDATSLNNFVNGIFNAVGINFNWKFDVEHVTVINAGTIILLQIIVSNIVKHTKALPTMITGIAMGTIGMAILAINTNIWVFMIGIIIFSIGEMTAHPKFISYVGLIAPEDKKALYLGYSFLYGVFGSFVGGILGANLYVHFVDKLNQPSTLWIIFSLIGVATIIGLALYNKFVSHQKRD, encoded by the coding sequence ATGACTGAAGAAAAAAAGAATATTAACATTTTCAAATCCTTTTCACTCAATTACTGGATTGTAATAATGATGGAATTTTTTGAAAGAGGTTCATACTACGGAATGATGAGCATACTTTCTGTTTATATGACAGATCAATTAAACTTTTCTAAAGAAAGTGTAGGAGTAATTAAAAGTACAATTCAGCCATTACTTTATATTCTTCCTATTCTTGCCGGTGCAGTTGGTGATAGATTTGGATACAAGAGAACTTTAACCTTCGCTTTTATTTTTCTCGGACTTGGATATTTCTTAACCAGTCAGACGACAGATTATGCATTGGTATTTGGAAGTCTTGTAATAATGGGAATTGGCGCGGGCGCTTTCAAGCCAATGATTTCAGGAACAATTGCCCGCGAAACAAATGAAAGTAACAGCACACTTGGATTTGGAATCTATTATTGGTCAATAAATCTCGGAGCATTTTTATTTCCGCTGATACTTGTTCCTTACATAAAAAATACTTTCGGCTGGAATTATGTGATGATTGCATCGGCAATCTGCACTACTGCGATGCTTATTCCAACATTCTTCATTTACAAAGAACCAAAAAAACCTGAAAGTCAGAAAACACTTGCAGAAGTTCTAAAAGGCGCTGTACTTGTTCTTACAGATTTCAAATTTATCGGCTTGATTTTGATTTATTCCGGATTCTGGATTTTATATTTTCAGATGTTTGATTCCGTACTATGGTATGTTCAGAAATATGTTGATGCAACTTCGCTCAACAATTTTGTGAACGGAATATTTAATGCTGTTGGAATTAATTTCAACTGGAAATTTGATGTTGAGCATGTTACTGTAATAAATGCCGGAACTATAATTCTTCTTCAAATAATTGTTTCTAACATTGTTAAACATACCAAAGCACTCCCGACAATGATTACAGGAATTGCAATGGGAACAATCGGAATGGCAATTCTTGCAATCAATACGAATATCTGGGTGTTTATGATTGGAATAATAATTTTTTCAATCGGTGAAATGACAGCACATCCTAAGTTCATCAGTTATGTTGGTTTGATTGCACCCGAAGATAAAAAAGCTCTTTATCTCGGTTATTCATTTTTATACGGCGTATTTGGAAGTTTTGTCGGTGGCATTTTAGGTGCAAATCTTTATGTTCATTTTGTTGATAAATTAAATCAACCTTCAACATTGTGGATAATATTTAGTCTTATTGGTGTTGCTACAATTATTGGATTGGCACTTTACAATAAATTTGTTTCGCATCAAAAGCGGGACTAA
- a CDS encoding alpha/beta hydrolase-fold protein yields MSREIHRWYSPNLNKDMEIVVYGTYGYALLMFPTAAADFLEYERFHLIDSISPFLAQGRLKAFSINSINSESWLNNSMHPAQKAIRHQQYNRYIVEEVVPFIHAHCKGLVPIITTGASLGALHAANNFFRRPDIFSGTIAMSGSYDLKSYTKGYYDDNVYFNSPVDYLPHWNDEYMLNQMRKGKIIIATGQGAYEDPDASKRLSDILNAKGVRHWLDLWGYDMPHDWPTWRKMLPYFLDFIKF; encoded by the coding sequence ATGAGCAGAGAAATCCACCGATGGTACAGCCCAAATCTTAATAAAGACATGGAAATAGTTGTTTACGGAACTTACGGTTATGCTTTGCTTATGTTTCCAACGGCAGCTGCAGATTTTCTGGAATATGAAAGATTTCATTTAATTGACAGTATATCTCCGTTTCTTGCACAAGGAAGATTAAAAGCTTTTTCAATTAACAGTATTAACAGCGAAAGCTGGCTGAACAACTCAATGCATCCGGCTCAAAAAGCTATTCGTCATCAGCAATATAACAGATATATTGTTGAAGAAGTTGTTCCATTTATTCATGCACACTGCAAAGGACTTGTTCCGATAATTACAACTGGTGCATCACTCGGTGCACTTCACGCAGCAAATAATTTTTTCCGTCGTCCTGATATTTTTTCCGGAACAATTGCAATGAGTGGGAGCTATGATTTGAAAAGCTATACAAAAGGTTATTATGATGATAATGTTTATTTCAATTCACCGGTGGATTATCTTCCTCACTGGAATGATGAATATATGTTAAATCAGATGCGGAAAGGAAAAATAATTATCGCAACCGGTCAGGGTGCTTATGAGGATCCCGATGCTTCAAAAAGATTGTCTGATATTCTTAATGCAAAAGGCGTTCGTCACTGGCTTGATTTATGGGGTTACGATATGCCACACGATTGGCCGACCTGGAGAAAAATGCTGCCGTACTTTCTGGATTTCATTAAATTTTAA
- a CDS encoding phosphatase PAP2-related protein, producing the protein MTWKEFLSVRRNKNEMLITLIALAVVLFVLTKFLVYVESRNGVSFYDPILALFEPIDLTWLTFTLIYGSLIAALIYLIPKPEKLFFTIQLYTLMVVVRMIAMWLLPLNPPEKMIILVDPFVEFFGTGKTLTKDLFFSGHTATLFILFLSTDEKVLKRIFLLSTIGVAISVLLQHVHYSIDVFAALIFTYASYSILKLAIQFFKKAIN; encoded by the coding sequence ATGACCTGGAAAGAGTTTCTGTCAGTCAGACGAAACAAGAATGAAATGCTAATAACATTGATTGCATTAGCAGTTGTTCTTTTCGTTTTGACAAAATTTCTTGTCTATGTTGAATCCCGAAATGGAGTTTCATTTTATGATCCAATTCTAGCTCTTTTTGAACCAATAGACTTAACCTGGTTAACTTTCACATTAATTTATGGTTCATTAATCGCAGCTTTGATTTATCTTATTCCCAAACCTGAAAAACTATTTTTTACTATTCAGCTTTATACTTTAATGGTTGTTGTAAGAATGATTGCAATGTGGCTTCTGCCATTAAATCCACCCGAAAAAATGATAATACTCGTTGATCCGTTTGTTGAATTTTTTGGGACAGGAAAAACATTAACAAAAGATTTATTCTTTTCAGGTCATACGGCAACTTTGTTCATATTGTTTTTATCAACTGATGAAAAAGTCCTTAAAAGAATTTTTCTTCTTAGCACAATTGGTGTTGCTATAAGTGTTTTACTGCAACATGTTCATTATTCAATTGATGTTTTTGCAGCTCTGATTTTTACTTATGCAAGCTATTCAATTTTGAAACTTGCTATACAGTTCTTTAAGAAAGCAATTAATTGA
- a CDS encoding T9SS type A sorting domain-containing protein: MKKILLTILLLTFSLYLKAQDVQLIVPKLSIENTLKTLLDARAASFSSYTPGYGVDMYNIKLIYGDSHPLVVTLIPPDRFKIQCGIIARANLNVDVLSFEINGEGNIIIEGKMKVEGSQGQLTLIGSADAVIDVSGVPGFVLNIINANQFTVKLPPFELASFLFTLPTIPLNYFTTNYPTISITNDNVILGLQTPSNFLIVDQKDQNGSRISNSLIGHWENNNFVNYTVPAIFSNLPVNSWQTFKGDQNFQLSPFQKYNNWNNLGEVENHKKFYLDGSLSRLNSNFRQTHSGIKIKNFLESSSADGGNIHFKDPWLIDYPDPLYGNTLRNRGMDAPFKQRPSPFYPDYTTSYDGDVYKGVFLNQDYRVPGQPYYSVKADAVQDIQFQQTGRTHRFYFQNWSASPQGSAEFKYADSLQTPVVFKQDGATVQANLKGTQLSNNSNAYLKSNQRKFIKTPDGVLHAVYESLNKVWYERSTDNGSTWIIVNNGQPLSNNDSKNPSITFYGNEIYIVWQEKFGNNFKIQLAVFGNNNYNTQLLSTIAEETNLSYSIDATPLIAKGYNGRTLVVWKGFDSNCSPFGEVALRYAKGYASLNGISFSQYCKIDNSDINSSNPSLATDYTYQNFPVNFHIAWEQQNTIKYCKLVEDGNGNISQTNYSTISNGSSYMFHTSPSIIALGTGARVCWLGYNDEDPPVGSVVFKDPANSRFWSFGNNVSKPNINKSNDNTYYAFAWSQNNSTVKFADNRLNSVYEIINIAGKDVQISNGNGKTNMYANIFKATSQPYFFTMSYNLNHYYSIQKSNGLVVSNGRTGVLRKNGGEIYFALGDITIDDQKVGFIECSPEVDISNVNLLNQYLETEPFEVTDNSGLEYTVQYGIVDSSTISGMFSQGEQVRFKVELVDNNTGQVLGVFDDVVYDQNNLTDFENILYQVNTQGIGQRTVKLRLRIEETITPEVSMVDRIDNGSALAKGKKKELNYQGETIPKEFALNQNYPNPFNPTTVISWQSPVASHQTLKVYDILGNEVVTLVNEYREAGRYKVEFDASSLASGVYIYKLTAGSFNSSKKMMVVK; the protein is encoded by the coding sequence ATGAAGAAGATATTATTAACAATCTTATTACTGACTTTTAGTCTTTATCTGAAAGCTCAGGATGTTCAATTGATTGTCCCGAAACTCTCAATTGAGAATACACTTAAAACCTTGCTTGATGCAAGAGCAGCTAGTTTTAGCAGTTATACTCCTGGTTATGGAGTTGATATGTATAATATAAAATTGATATACGGAGATTCACATCCCCTTGTTGTTACATTAATTCCACCAGATAGGTTTAAAATACAGTGCGGTATAATCGCAAGAGCGAATTTAAACGTTGATGTCTTAAGTTTTGAAATAAATGGAGAAGGAAATATTATAATTGAAGGTAAAATGAAGGTTGAGGGTTCGCAAGGGCAACTTACGCTAATCGGTTCAGCCGATGCAGTAATTGATGTTTCTGGTGTCCCTGGATTTGTTCTTAATATTATTAATGCCAATCAATTTACGGTTAAATTACCTCCATTTGAGCTGGCATCCTTTTTATTTACTTTACCAACAATTCCATTGAATTATTTTACCACTAACTATCCAACCATTAGCATTACTAACGATAATGTAATTTTAGGTTTACAAACTCCAAGTAACTTTTTAATTGTTGACCAAAAAGATCAAAATGGAAGTAGAATCTCAAATAGTTTAATTGGTCATTGGGAAAATAACAATTTTGTTAATTACACTGTCCCTGCTATCTTCTCAAATCTACCGGTTAATTCATGGCAAACATTCAAAGGAGACCAAAACTTTCAGTTATCGCCGTTTCAAAAATACAACAACTGGAATAATCTTGGGGAAGTAGAAAACCATAAAAAGTTCTATCTGGATGGTTCTTTGTCTAGGTTAAATAGTAATTTCAGGCAAACCCATTCAGGCATAAAAATTAAGAACTTTCTGGAAAGTTCTTCAGCCGATGGTGGTAATATTCACTTCAAAGACCCGTGGCTTATAGATTATCCTGATCCGCTATACGGAAATACCTTGCGTAACCGTGGAATGGATGCACCATTCAAACAAAGACCATCACCATTCTATCCCGATTACACAACAAGCTACGACGGCGATGTTTACAAAGGCGTCTTCTTAAATCAAGATTATCGTGTGCCAGGACAACCCTACTACTCCGTAAAAGCAGATGCGGTTCAGGATATACAATTTCAGCAAACGGGCAGGACACACCGGTTTTATTTTCAGAACTGGAGTGCAAGTCCACAGGGCAGTGCAGAGTTTAAATACGCCGATTCACTTCAAACACCGGTGGTATTCAAGCAGGATGGAGCAACAGTACAGGCAAACCTTAAAGGCACGCAGCTTAGCAACAACTCAAATGCTTACTTAAAGAGCAACCAGCGTAAGTTTATCAAAACGCCAGATGGGGTATTACACGCAGTTTATGAATCATTAAACAAAGTATGGTATGAGAGAAGTACGGATAATGGTTCAACTTGGATAATAGTCAATAATGGGCAACCTCTAAGCAACAATGATTCAAAAAATCCATCAATCACATTTTATGGAAATGAAATTTATATTGTCTGGCAAGAGAAATTTGGTAACAATTTTAAGATACAACTGGCAGTATTCGGTAACAATAATTACAACACACAATTATTAAGTACAATTGCAGAGGAAACAAATCTATCCTATTCTATCGATGCAACTCCTTTGATTGCGAAGGGTTACAATGGAAGGACATTAGTTGTATGGAAAGGTTTTGATTCTAATTGTTCTCCTTTTGGCGAGGTTGCTTTGAGGTATGCAAAAGGATATGCTTCACTAAATGGGATATCTTTTAGTCAATACTGTAAGATTGACAATTCTGATATAAATTCTAGCAATCCCTCCTTAGCTACTGATTATACATATCAAAATTTTCCAGTAAACTTTCACATAGCTTGGGAGCAACAAAACACAATCAAATATTGTAAACTTGTTGAAGACGGTAATGGAAACATCTCACAGACTAATTATTCAACTATATCAAACGGTAGCAGTTATATGTTTCACACTTCACCGTCTATAATAGCATTGGGTACGGGTGCAAGAGTTTGCTGGTTGGGGTACAACGATGAAGATCCGCCCGTTGGTTCAGTTGTTTTTAAAGACCCGGCAAACAGCCGCTTCTGGTCATTTGGAAATAATGTATCAAAACCGAATATCAATAAATCAAATGATAATACTTACTATGCATTTGCCTGGAGTCAGAACAACTCAACTGTAAAATTTGCTGATAACAGGCTGAACAGTGTCTATGAGATTATAAACATAGCTGGAAAGGATGTACAAATAAGCAACGGCAACGGAAAGACAAATATGTATGCCAATATATTCAAGGCAACAAGTCAGCCGTACTTTTTCACAATGTCTTATAATCTGAATCACTATTATTCAATTCAGAAATCAAATGGATTGGTTGTATCAAACGGAAGAACGGGAGTGTTGAGAAAAAACGGTGGAGAGATATATTTTGCATTGGGCGATATAACAATAGATGATCAGAAAGTAGGATTTATCGAATGTTCACCTGAGGTAGATATATCAAATGTAAACCTTCTTAATCAGTATCTTGAAACAGAGCCGTTTGAAGTAACCGATAACAGCGGCTTAGAGTACACTGTTCAATATGGTATAGTGGACAGCAGTACAATATCGGGAATGTTTTCTCAGGGAGAACAGGTAAGATTTAAGGTAGAGTTGGTTGATAATAATACAGGACAAGTACTCGGAGTATTTGACGATGTGGTTTATGATCAGAACAATCTTACCGACTTTGAGAATATATTGTATCAGGTCAACACACAGGGAATCGGTCAAAGGACAGTAAAGCTGAGACTAAGAATAGAAGAAACCATAACACCGGAAGTTTCGATGGTTGACAGGATTGATAATGGAAGTGCATTGGCAAAAGGAAAGAAAAAAGAATTGAATTATCAGGGAGAAACAATTCCGAAAGAATTCGCATTGAATCAGAATTATCCAAATCCGTTTAATCCTACGACAGTAATCAGTTGGCAGTCTCCGGTCGCCAGTCATCAAACACTAAAAGTGTACGACATACTTGGCAACGAAGTAGTTACTTTAGTAAATGAATACCGAGAAGCCGGAAGATATAAAGTTGAGTTTGATGCAAGCAGTCTTGCAAGTGGGGTTTATATTTACAAGTTAACTGCGGGCTCATTTAATTCAAGTAAAAAGATGATGGTGGTTAAATAA
- a CDS encoding glucosyl transferase: MKSKTYMPLLILIIQLLLFATSCKQTTEPKLEAELKLELEDVSCTEAWIKLTTTNLQLPATVNLLRDGTKAQTINLLVADTVLYVDSLLPNQTYKFQASIQPFNHSGLPAEGRHSSNELTVTTMDTTSHNFTWQSWEFGQHSSSTLYDVAIIDENNIWAVGEIYMLDSLGRPDPNAYNAVHWDGTKWELKRIYTYSNCSSIDYAPLRSIYAFASNKIVVTSGGGMWWFDGNRWIAECSINPLLTGAINKLWGSSSEDLYAVGNNGNIAHWDGVRWRKIESGTTLNINDIWGDYNSAESDYEIIFIAAQQFVGPERNIYRIVDKSVEKLSTLNINQGSIHGIWFKTGRKYYVVGNGIYTTNNVNYGSFWDASLINLTPYYTYAIRGSALNNVLICGSFGELLHYNGFTWQSFQNMLGFFNADFFNIDVKENVTAVVGQKFNSGIIVIGKTGL, encoded by the coding sequence ATGAAATCAAAAACCTATATGCCATTGTTAATACTGATTATACAACTACTATTGTTTGCAACTTCCTGCAAGCAAACCACAGAACCAAAGCTTGAGGCAGAGCTTAAACTTGAACTTGAAGATGTAAGCTGCACAGAAGCTTGGATAAAACTTACAACCACCAATTTACAACTTCCTGCAACAGTAAATCTGTTAAGAGATGGAACAAAAGCACAGACAATCAATCTGTTGGTTGCAGACACGGTATTATATGTTGACTCACTACTACCAAACCAAACATACAAATTCCAGGCATCCATTCAACCATTCAATCATTCAGGTTTACCTGCCGAAGGCAGGCATTCAAGCAATGAGCTTACGGTAACTACGATGGACACCACAAGCCACAACTTTACCTGGCAGAGCTGGGAGTTTGGGCAGCACAGCAGCAGCACACTTTACGATGTAGCGATAATAGATGAGAACAACATCTGGGCAGTGGGAGAGATATATATGCTTGACTCACTCGGCAGACCTGACCCAAACGCATATAATGCAGTCCATTGGGATGGAACTAAGTGGGAGTTGAAGAGGATATATACGTATAGCAATTGCAGTTCAATTGATTATGCTCCTTTGAGATCAATTTATGCTTTTGCATCAAATAAAATTGTTGTTACATCAGGTGGAGGAATGTGGTGGTTTGACGGAAATAGATGGATTGCTGAATGTAGCATAAATCCTTTGCTTACTGGTGCCATCAACAAACTCTGGGGCAGCAGTAGTGAGGATTTATATGCGGTAGGCAACAATGGCAACATAGCCCACTGGGATGGAGTGAGGTGGAGGAAGATAGAAAGTGGGACTACGCTAAATATAAATGATATATGGGGAGATTACAATAGTGCCGAATCAGATTATGAAATAATATTTATTGCTGCACAACAATTTGTTGGACCTGAAAGGAATATTTACCGAATCGTAGATAAATCAGTTGAAAAGCTTTCAACATTGAATATCAATCAAGGAAGCATTCATGGAATCTGGTTTAAGACCGGAAGAAAGTATTATGTTGTAGGAAACGGGATTTATACCACAAACAATGTTAATTACGGAAGTTTTTGGGACGCTTCATTAATTAATTTGACGCCTTATTATACTTATGCAATTAGAGGTTCAGCGTTAAATAATGTTTTAATTTGTGGGTCATTTGGTGAACTCTTGCATTACAATGGTTTTACTTGGCAAAGCTTTCAAAATATGCTGGGATTCTTCAATGCTGATTTTTTTAATATTGATGTAAAGGAAAATGTAACGGCTGTGGTTGGCCAAAAGTTTAATTCAGGAATTATTGTAATAGGAAAAACCGGTTTATAG
- a CDS encoding type 1 glutamine amidotransferase domain-containing protein, with product MKGKLSGKNILMFVDDLYEDLELWYPKLRMIEEGANVVVAGKEKGKVYSGKHTYPCRAYASFDELNDKDFDALIIPGGFAPDKLRREENVLKLTRNIFNSGKLVAHICHAGWIPISAGIMKGFKCTSTPGIKDDLTNAGAIWIDEPVVVDRNMISSRRPGDLPDFCKAIIDYLSK from the coding sequence ATGAAAGGTAAACTATCAGGTAAAAATATTTTAATGTTTGTTGATGATCTTTACGAAGATCTTGAACTCTGGTATCCAAAGCTTCGAATGATTGAGGAAGGTGCCAATGTTGTTGTTGCGGGTAAAGAAAAAGGTAAAGTTTATTCAGGCAAACACACTTATCCCTGCAGAGCTTATGCCTCTTTCGATGAATTAAACGATAAAGACTTTGATGCTTTGATTATTCCGGGCGGATTTGCTCCTGATAAATTAAGAAGAGAAGAAAATGTTCTAAAACTTACAAGAAACATTTTTAACTCCGGTAAACTTGTTGCTCATATTTGTCACGCCGGCTGGATTCCGATTTCTGCAGGTATTATGAAAGGATTCAAATGTACTTCAACACCGGGAATTAAAGACGATTTAACAAACGCTGGCGCTATTTGGATTGATGAACCTGTTGTTGTTGACAGAAATATGATTTCGAGCCGCAGACCGGGTGATTTGCCTGACTTCTGTAAAGCAATTATTGATTATCTTTCTAAGTAA
- a CDS encoding alpha-amylase family glycosyl hydrolase — MITFRKVFILFISVCTFIFPQTKTPEWAFNKTIYEVNLRQFSEEGNFDGFRKHLPRLKELGVGILWFMPIHPIGELNRKGSLGSYYSVKDYLDVNPEFGTIDDFKELVKEIHSLGMYVIIDWVANHTAWDHQWTKTHPDFYNRDDKGNFIPPVR; from the coding sequence ATGATAACCTTCCGAAAAGTTTTTATTCTATTTATATCAGTGTGCACTTTTATTTTTCCGCAAACTAAAACTCCCGAATGGGCTTTTAATAAAACAATTTATGAAGTAAATCTTCGTCAGTTTTCTGAAGAAGGAAATTTTGATGGATTCAGGAAACATCTTCCGCGATTGAAAGAACTTGGAGTTGGAATACTTTGGTTTATGCCAATTCATCCAATCGGTGAATTAAACAGAAAAGGTAGTTTAGGAAGTTATTACTCAGTAAAGGATTATCTCGATGTTAATCCTGAATTCGGAACAATAGATGACTTTAAAGAACTTGTTAAAGAAATTCATTCACTTGGAATGTATGTTATTATTGATTGGGTTGCCAATCATACTGCCTGGGATCATCAATGGACCAAAACTCATCCGGATTTTTATAATAGAGACGATAAAGGAAATTTTATTCCCCCTGTGAGATGA
- a CDS encoding alpha-amylase family glycosyl hydrolase encodes MINALKFWVTECDIDGYRCDVAGMVPIEFWIEAREQLDKIKPVFMLAEWDTPEMHFAFDMTYDWNMHKTMNEVAKGKKSADEIINHIQKDRENYPSYAFRMQFTDNHDENSWNGTVFERLNDAAECFAVLTFLIPDMPLIYSGQEAGLNKRLSFFEKDPIDWKEHKFFALYKSLIELIKSNELLHCGIKGGKIEFIPNNNQKNILALARVKEDKILFAVFNLSETPSEVFLNDNRLSGTFTNFFTKEKVNLEQSFKTKLDAWSWQVFIK; translated from the coding sequence ATGATTAACGCATTGAAATTCTGGGTTACCGAATGTGACATTGATGGTTATCGTTGTGATGTTGCAGGAATGGTACCAATCGAATTCTGGATTGAAGCAAGAGAACAGCTCGACAAAATAAAACCAGTTTTTATGCTTGCTGAATGGGACACTCCGGAAATGCATTTTGCTTTTGATATGACTTACGATTGGAATATGCACAAAACCATGAACGAAGTTGCTAAGGGAAAGAAAAGTGCTGATGAAATAATTAATCATATTCAAAAAGATCGGGAAAACTATCCATCTTATGCTTTCCGGATGCAGTTCACAGATAACCATGATGAAAATTCCTGGAACGGAACTGTGTTTGAAAGACTTAATGATGCAGCAGAATGTTTTGCAGTTCTTACTTTTCTGATTCCTGATATGCCATTGATTTACAGTGGTCAGGAAGCTGGCTTAAATAAAAGATTATCCTTCTTTGAAAAAGATCCTATTGATTGGAAAGAACATAAATTTTTTGCATTGTACAAATCTTTGATTGAACTGATAAAATCAAATGAACTTTTACATTGTGGAATTAAGGGAGGAAAAATTGAATTCATCCCAAATAATAACCAGAAAAACATTCTAGCGCTCGCTCGTGTAAAGGAAGATAAAATTTTATTCGCAGTTTTTAATCTTTCGGAAACTCCTTCTGAAGTTTTCCTAAACGATAATCGACTTTCGGGAACCTTCACAAATTTCTTTACAAAAGAAAAGGTTAATTTAGAACAATCGTTTAAGACTAAGCTTGATGCCTGGAGTTGGCAAGTATTTATCAAATAA
- a CDS encoding class I SAM-dependent methyltransferase, which translates to MMGSVTLKKGKEKIIQSKHPWIFSGAIDKIDDVKENGETVLVKSTSGDPLAIGAISLHSQISVRIWSFNCDDKIDKHFFERRILSALELRKKIVDRNSTNVYRLINSENDLLPGLIVDLYGDFVVCQFLSAGTVYWKKEITDLLADLLKPKGIYERSDSETLNKEKIEKSSGVLFGDSPEALIEVVENNIKFLVDIKSGHKTGFYIDQRDNRNLVKEFVSDKSVLNCFCYTGGFSLYAKSAEAKQITNIDSSSDALKILTKNFQLNNFSTDNIENIEGDVFKVLRKFRDEDRKFDVIILDPPKFAESVSQVSKAARGYKDINLLAMKLLNIGGVLFTFSCSGHITQELFSKIVSDAAVDSGRTVKIIKQLTQSSDHPVLSSFPEGLYLKGFVCEVT; encoded by the coding sequence ATTATGGGATCTGTTACTCTTAAGAAAGGTAAAGAAAAAATTATTCAGTCAAAGCACCCGTGGATTTTCTCGGGTGCTATTGATAAAATTGATGATGTAAAAGAAAATGGTGAAACTGTATTAGTAAAATCTACTTCAGGTGATCCATTAGCAATTGGAGCTATCTCACTTCACTCTCAGATTTCTGTAAGAATCTGGTCATTCAACTGTGATGATAAAATTGATAAACATTTTTTTGAAAGAAGAATTTTATCAGCACTTGAATTAAGAAAAAAAATTGTTGACCGCAATTCCACAAATGTCTATCGTCTTATAAATTCAGAAAATGATTTGCTGCCAGGTTTAATTGTTGATTTATACGGCGATTTTGTTGTTTGTCAGTTTCTTTCTGCCGGTACAGTTTACTGGAAAAAAGAAATCACAGATTTATTAGCTGATTTATTAAAACCCAAAGGAATCTATGAAAGATCTGATAGCGAGACGCTGAACAAAGAAAAAATTGAAAAAAGTAGCGGTGTTTTATTTGGTGATTCTCCTGAAGCACTAATCGAAGTTGTTGAAAATAATATTAAGTTTTTAGTGGATATTAAATCAGGACACAAAACCGGATTTTATATTGATCAGCGGGATAACAGAAACTTGGTAAAAGAATTTGTATCAGATAAATCTGTATTAAATTGTTTCTGTTACACGGGAGGATTCTCTCTATACGCTAAAAGCGCTGAAGCTAAACAAATCACTAACATAGATTCATCTTCAGATGCATTAAAAATTCTGACTAAAAATTTTCAACTAAACAATTTTTCTACTGACAATATTGAAAATATCGAAGGTGATGTTTTTAAAGTTCTCCGGAAGTTTCGTGATGAAGATAGAAAATTCGATGTGATAATTTTAGATCCTCCAAAGTTTGCTGAATCTGTTTCTCAGGTTTCAAAAGCAGCAAGAGGTTATAAGGATATAAATCTTCTTGCAATGAAATTACTGAATATTGGGGGTGTTTTATTCACCTTTTCCTGTTCAGGTCATATTACACAGGAGCTGTTCAGTAAAATTGTAAGCGATGCTGCAGTCGACTCAGGTAGAACTGTTAAGATAATTAAACAGCTTACTCAATCTTCAGATCATCCTGTATTATCAAGCTTTCCCGAAGGTTTGTATCTAAAGGGTTTTGTGTGTGAAGTGACCTGA
- a CDS encoding outer membrane beta-barrel protein, giving the protein MKRLTYLFTVAFLMASTSLFAQEKGKFGLGIDGVESPNLLAKYFVSDQFATEFVLGFDVYSPGGDAPTGQTKVTGTAFRIGLDGLYHFQIGKVSPYVGAEVLFQNMKEGGFYAQEPDARNEVFANLVLGAEYFIDKNFSFGVKHRIGADIKLSRDIPKEETDTFFKTSTQLTARFYF; this is encoded by the coding sequence ATGAAACGATTAACATATTTATTCACAGTTGCTTTTTTAATGGCATCAACATCTTTGTTTGCCCAGGAGAAAGGCAAATTCGGTTTAGGTATCGATGGTGTTGAATCACCAAATCTTTTAGCAAAATATTTTGTATCAGATCAATTCGCTACAGAATTTGTCCTTGGCTTTGATGTTTATTCTCCTGGTGGAGATGCTCCAACCGGACAAACAAAAGTAACAGGCACTGCTTTCAGAATTGGTCTGGATGGTCTTTATCATTTTCAGATTGGAAAAGTTTCTCCTTATGTAGGAGCTGAAGTTCTTTTCCAGAATATGAAAGAAGGTGGTTTCTATGCTCAGGAACCTGATGCAAGAAATGAAGTTTTTGCTAATCTTGTTTTAGGTGCTGAATACTTTATTGATAAGAATTTTAGCTTTGGTGTAAAACACAGAATTGGTGCTGATATCAAATTGTCACGCGACATTCCTAAAGAAGAGACTGATACATTCTTCAAGACTTCTACTCAGTTAACTGCAAGATTCTATTTCTAA